CCGGAAAATTTCCGGCGCCAGCTTGGTTGCCACGGACAGGCCGATCGGGGAGATAAACAGCTCAGCGAAGGTGAACAGCAGCAGGATGCCGACGATCGCCAGCAGCGGGGTGCTGTTGGGGCCGCCGCCGGAGAACGGGATGAAGGCCAGGAAGGCCAGGCCCATTACGGCAAGTCCCAGGGAGAACTTCAGCGGCGAGGACGGCTGCCGGTCGCCCAGCTTGGTCCAGACCGCGGCGAAGACGGCCGCGAAGATGATGATGAAGATCGGGTTGATGGACTGCACCCAGGCCGCCGGCATGGTGAAGCCGAAGATGGACCGGTCCAGCGAGGTGTCCGCGTACAGCGCCACCACGGTGAACTGCTGCTGGAACAGGGCCCAGAAAGCGGCGCTGGCGATGAACAGCGGCATGAAGGAGTACACGCGGCGGCGTTCGACGGCGCCCACCTTCGGGCTGCGCAGGATGATCACGAAGTATGCGATCGAGGCAAGGATGGCCACGGTCGCCATGACCACTGCGAGGTTCTCCGCCTTGAGCAGGCCGAAGACCACGGCCAGGGCAACGATGACCACAACGCCGGCGGCAACGCCGCCCATGGTGGCGTACTTGCGGCGCGGCAGCGGGTTGGTCACCTGGTGGGCTGCCTCGGGCAGGTACTTGCGGGTCAGGCCGTACTGGACGAGGCCGATGGCCATGCCAATGGCGGCCAGGCCGAAGCCGTAGTGGAAGCCGAGCTTCACCTGGAGCAGGCCGGTGAGGAGGGGGCCGACCAGGGCGCCGAGGTTGATGCCCATGTAGAAGAGGGAGAAACCGGCGTCGCGCCGTTCATCCTTTTCGTCGTACAGGGTCCCCACCAGCGAAGTGGCGTTGGCTTTGACGCCGCCGGAACCCAGGGCAATCAGGATCAGGCCGGCGGCCAGTCCCACTGCGCCCGGGAGCACGGCCAGCGAAATGTGGCCGAGCACAACAATCGCGGCGGAGTAGAAGAGCACGCGTTCGGATCCGAGGACCCGGTCCGCAAGCCACGCACCAATGATGGTGGACAGGTACACACCACCGCCGTATGCGCCCACCAGCGAGGTGGCGATGGCTTTGTCGATGCCAAGGCCGCCCTCGGTGACGCTGTAGTACATGTAGTACAGCAGGATGCCCTGCATGCCGTAGAACGAGAAGCGTTCCCACAACTCGACACTGAAAAGATTGGCCAACATCCGGGGATGGCCGAAGAAGGTTTTACGCGCTTCTTGGACGCCTGGGTTACTGGGGGTATGGCTCACGGATTAATGGTCCCACTCCCCGCGGGGGTAAGCGCCGGGAAAACCGGCGTATTCCGCCCCGAACCGGGCAGGTTTCCCTTGGCCATGTGCTGAAGGTCACCCGTTTGCAGGTCGATTTCCGCGAGATTACGTGCAATAGGGCCCCCGTTACGCCCGGATTTTGCGCAAACCCGGGGCGCTGCCTACAAGCAGCCGGAATTCCGGGGGAGTGTGCAGGGTTGCCACCGGTATGCCCACCCGCGTCCCCCTCTCGATCCTTGACCGCGCCAACTCACGGCTGGGCTTTTCCGAGGCCCATGCCCTGCAGGCAGTCCTCGAGCGTGCCGAAGCCGCTGAAGCGCTTGGGTACCGGCGCTTCTGGGTGGCCGAACACCATGCCGTGGCCGGTATTGCCGGTTCAGCACCGGCGGTGCTGATGGCCGCCCTTGCCGCCCGGACCAGCAGCATCCGCATCGGTTCCGGCGGCATCATGCTGCCCAACCATCCGCCGCTGCTGGTCGCCGAGCAGGCCGCCACCCTGTCCGCCCTCTACCCGGACCGCATTGACCTGGGGCTGGGCCGTTCGGTGGGTTTCACGCAGGCGGTGCGGCGGGCACTAAAGGCAGGAACGGCTGAGGCCGAACGGTTCGAAGCGGACCTGGCGGAACTGCTGGCCTACCTCGACGGCACGGCACCGATCGCGGTGCGGCCGCGGGACTCCGGCCAAACCCCGGTTTTTGTGATGGCCACCGGAGCCGGTGCCGATATCGCTGCGCGTGCGGGCCTGGGCCTGGTCTTCGGCGGGCCGGGCCTGTTCCGAAACAACCCCGGGCAGGTGCTGGAACGGTACCGGACATCCTTCCGCCCCTCGGACCGGTTCCCGCGCCCCTACGTGCTGGCCGCGGTGAACGTGGCGGTTGCCGGCACGGAAAGGGCAGCCGCTGAACTGCTCCTCCCCGAGGCCGCGGCCCTGGCCGATTCACGTACCAAGGGTGTGTTCCCCGCCCTGGCCGGGAGCGGCAGCGCTGCGGAAGGCCCGGAACGCCGGCAGGAACTTATCCGGGAATCACTGGCCAATTCCATCCACGGCACCCCGGACCAGGTCCGCGAGAAGCTGGGCGGGCTCGTGGCCGCAACCGGTGCCGATGAACTCCTGGCCACCGGGGGAGCCTATGACCTCGCGGGCCAACGGGAGTCCGACCGGCTGCTCGCCGGCCTGTTCACGGATTAGCGGCCCCGCCTGGATGGGGAACCGGGGTCAGTAGCCAAGCTGCGCGGCGACGGCGAGCAGGTCGGCTTCGGCCCCCGGACGGCCGATGAGCTGGATACCCATCGGCAGTCCGGCCTCCGTGTTGTACACGGGGACGGAGATGGCGGGAAGTCCGCACACATTAACCATGGACGTGAACGGCGAGTAGAGGCACTGCCGTACATAGTCTTCCTCCCCGCCGCCGTCCGTGTACCAGCCGATGGGCCGCGGCGTCATGCCCAGGGACGGCGTGAGGATCATGTCATAGGCACCGAACTGCCGGATGGCGTCGGTTTCGAAGGTGCGCAGGATGTCAATGGCCGTGACCAGGTCCGCAGCGCTTCGGCCCAGTGCCCGCTGCCGCTTGGACGCTGCAATGCCGGTGAGTTCCGATTCGGCCCCCGGCTCCAGCACAGCCGTAGCCAGGAACGCCGTCCACACCGCCTCGAACGCATCCGGATACCGTTCGTCGTAGCGCAGGTCCGT
This Arthrobacter sp. zg-Y20 DNA region includes the following protein-coding sequences:
- a CDS encoding peptide MFS transporter encodes the protein MSHTPSNPGVQEARKTFFGHPRMLANLFSVELWERFSFYGMQGILLYYMYYSVTEGGLGIDKAIATSLVGAYGGGVYLSTIIGAWLADRVLGSERVLFYSAAIVVLGHISLAVLPGAVGLAAGLILIALGSGGVKANATSLVGTLYDEKDERRDAGFSLFYMGINLGALVGPLLTGLLQVKLGFHYGFGLAAIGMAIGLVQYGLTRKYLPEAAHQVTNPLPRRKYATMGGVAAGVVVIVALAVVFGLLKAENLAVVMATVAILASIAYFVIILRSPKVGAVERRRVYSFMPLFIASAAFWALFQQQFTVVALYADTSLDRSIFGFTMPAAWVQSINPIFIIIFAAVFAAVWTKLGDRQPSSPLKFSLGLAVMGLAFLAFIPFSGGGPNSTPLLAIVGILLLFTFAELFISPIGLSVATKLAPEIFRTQMVALFFLSVSLGTTLAGWLAQFYDPETEVSYFLFSGGTAIVLGIALAAATPAIKKLMSGVR
- a CDS encoding MsnO8 family LLM class oxidoreductase, whose protein sequence is MPTRVPLSILDRANSRLGFSEAHALQAVLERAEAAEALGYRRFWVAEHHAVAGIAGSAPAVLMAALAARTSSIRIGSGGIMLPNHPPLLVAEQAATLSALYPDRIDLGLGRSVGFTQAVRRALKAGTAEAERFEADLAELLAYLDGTAPIAVRPRDSGQTPVFVMATGAGADIAARAGLGLVFGGPGLFRNNPGQVLERYRTSFRPSDRFPRPYVLAAVNVAVAGTERAAAELLLPEAAALADSRTKGVFPALAGSGSAAEGPERRQELIRESLANSIHGTPDQVREKLGGLVAATGADELLATGGAYDLAGQRESDRLLAGLFTD